In one Leishmania infantum JPCM5 genome chromosome 7 genomic region, the following are encoded:
- a CDS encoding putative protein kinase encodes MGAPKRLGKYELGRTLGTGNFSKVKIARDTETGKEWAIKVIDKEQLVRERMEEQLKREIAVMKMLRQPNIIELHEVMQTSHHIYLVLELVTGGELFEKIASAKRFDEPTARHYFHQLICGINYCHRQGIAHRDLKPENLLLDANDTLKISDFGLSNLQRTSVSGGTMLQTVCGTPNYVAPEVLKEQGYDGLKADIWSCGVVLFVMMAGYLPFDDENVNALFTKIERGEFRMARHFSADARDLISRMLTVDPQERISLDDVIAHPWFCVDWNPAMLTRGESHSSPNTAQISNAIRNM; translated from the coding sequence ATGGGTGCCCCAAAGCGTCTCGGCAAGTACGAGCTGGGCCGTACACTAGGTACTGGCAACTTCTCGAAGGTCAAGATCGCGCGCGACACGGAGACTGGTAAGGAATGGGCCATCAAGGTGATTGACAAGGAGCAGCTCGTGCGGGAGCGcatggaggagcagctgaagcgcGAGATTGCCGTCATGAAGATGCTGCGCCAGCCAAACATTATTGAGCTGCATGAGGTCATGCAGACGAGCCACCACATCTACCTGGTGCTGGAGCTCGTGACGGGCGGTGAGCTGTTCGAGAAGATCGCCAGCGCGAAGCGCTTCGAtgagccgacggcgcggcactACTTCCACCAGCTCATCTGTGGCATCAACTACTGCCACCGCCAGGGCATTGCTCATCGTGACTTGAAGCCGGAGAACCTGCTGCTAGATGCGAACGACACGCTGAAGATTTCCGACTTTGGTCTGAGCAacctgcagcgcacgagcgtgagcggcggcacaaTGCTGCAGACGGTGTGCGGCACGCCAAATTATGTTGCCCCggaggtgctgaaggagCAGGGCTATGATGGTCTCAAGGCAGACATCTGGAGCTGCGGTGTGGTGTTGTTCGTCATGATGGCTGGCTACTTACCGTTCGACGACGAGAACGTGAACGCGCTCTTTACGAAGATCGAGCGCGGTGAGTTTCGCATGGCGCGTCACTTTagcgccgacgcgcgcgACTTGATTTCACGCATGCTGACGGTCGACCCACAGGAGCGCATATCCTTAGACGACGTGATCGCGCATCCTTGGTTCTGCGTGGACTGGAACCCGGCGATGCTGACGCGGGGCGAGAGCCATTCCTCGCCAAACACGGCTCAGATCAGCAATGCGATTCGTAATATGTAA
- a CDS encoding putative protein kinase, whose amino-acid sequence MDSASGISGSACGSRHNRPRVFCVVCGSCSEHLILRKSGLKCASCVGKSSNKHYAKLQKRQAKKLFSNAFPAQSPTAGLDTASSVQPGDCSQTNRLFSSASSSLPPAVEDYSGTAGVSTERSSTLHPIEEYISGTSVYRAVMEQACYSGENDRSGGEGGSGDRQTLMSGADGVTRSTSDALSKAHQENTASGSHTNVSSSAAAGDNAGDMRRTSPPLMTQRQESGDAQCSDPGSAKSGRDGVGKTPLCRDSSLIPPTPILDKVTEKEANNQAPARCYKTAPSRLPPRHGPRVTKGTPRLPPSAVDVSRVSAAHTVSAKSNGKATGTSSLNGATASPPSSAIKAVPAAARCVEGQDLMPESGNSVLRDATLPPAEPAAGQHHSHPSTPRGDEGTTPLAASLSQNPTHPPQVLRASRQSPTTFPDASLGLPAPRAGSCNTSITSSTMERGPASRLPLLHSHADSNAGTQVQRDSQGGTRRLSAAPSTVSTLPNTSVRPVDAPGAAGAGAPSLSRMPNSSGATAAALDNCHSVGSSSRCRHNKRGSRGGSSGDSESSSSSLSDDASAIDSSLPSVVSSATPEAVIGEDGAATSGTGTKKALHGGTNALDVGTKKRTRQVPKSVDSTMEKKGAGGSAGHGLATTPLSGYIDALHITVESVQPPLLNGPETTTFAPCGGDELPQAATSYNDESSTTTGDTHSRCDSIRSGSFRTNDGYQRQVYVVGQSGNFKVTRHIRQCSGSSDVLAGRSSAAVASSASGTLTATRLRGRQQHGSSGDTMGTGAVEVKRISYRIIVKNRCSGEVLLTQERRLYTQIIPALERVKAIAGGELPAVPVKRLPSLRFATEVFTEERRAEVEAFLQAVALSPFYVRHPEVVKLLGLELYVTDAGAAAATGAAAAKGSRGNGADAHRPSKSPRAMHTKSSPSMGVGADIEVTPLARRGAACDSKYLSRHSRDGEAGVRAAAATGRGEAGTGCLTVDALNAYCSLTMGGGGGDTADSRNFCRSQSCSSVQTSCSSVVRRRKLDEVTMEDLEHIQLGNLIGRGTFGSVYLGLVQTQRGSLMVAVKVMKVGEAVAPSEMESLQRELDVLCAARHKNIIRFLGSSLNTTTRDLRVFTEYVECGTIRSLVDRFGALTMLAIQQYMQQILSGLQYLHSLSIAHRDIKGENILVTKNGRIKLSDFGSSTGAPCKVVAAAESPSKGGSGGSADSAANGGLPVGSPQYMAPEVIHGTVKSFAAVDIWSLGCVGIEMMDRPIWRESPSTNPFVFLYRISRCGTPPHGLPTDDELAALKAEGKKTECEGFSVYLEFLRSCLRVDPEQRPSAAELLKHPFMTYPYSKHLRWMPPMPATAKPSALKSS is encoded by the coding sequence ATGGACTCGGCGTCAGGCATTAGTGGCTCTGCATGCGGGTCCAGGCATAATCGGCCACGGGTCTTCTGCGTTGTCTGCGGAAGCTGCAGTGAGCATCTTATCCTCCGCAAGTCAGGCCTCAAGTGCGCGAGCTGCGTAGGGAAGTCGTCGAACAAGCACTACGCTAAGTtgcagaagcggcaggcAAAGAAACTCTTTTCCAATGCCTTTCCAGCGCAGAGCCCGACTGCCGGCTTAgacaccgcctcctccgtgcaACCCGGAGACTGCAGCCAAACCAATCGCCTTTTCAGCTCTGCTTCCTCATCGCTACCACCAGCCGTGGAGGACtacagcggcaccgccggaGTGTCCacggagcgcagcagcaccttgcACCCTATCGAAGAGTACATCAGCGGCACCTCGGTGTACCGCGCCGTCATGGAGCAGGCATGCTACTCCGGTGAGAACGAtcgaagcggcggcgagggcggcagcggcgatcgGCAGACACTCATGAGCGGTGCGGACGGCGTCACCCGATCCACATCCGACGCGCTTAGTAAAGCACATCAAGAGAACACTGCGTCTGGCTCACACACCAacgtctcctcctcggctgctgccggcgatAATGCTGGAGATATGCGTCGAACATCTCCGCCCCTTATGACTCAACGCCAAGAAAGTGGCGATGCGCAGTGCAGCGACCCAGGTTCGGCGAAGAGCGGTAGAGATGGCGTCGGCAAGACACCGCTCTGCCGAGACTCTTCACTCATCCCTCCAACGCCGATTCTCGACAAAGTCACAGAGAAGGAGGCCAACAATCAAGCTCCGGCGCGTTGCTACaagacggcgccgtcgcgcttGCCGCCCCGCCACGGGCCTCGAGTGACCAAGGGCACGCCGCGTCTGCCACCGTCCGCGGTCGACGTGAGTAGAGTGTCCGCAGCGCATACGGTCTCTGCAAAGTCCAACGGAAAGGCGACGGGCACCTCCTCGCTGAACGGCGCGACTGCGTCCCCGCCGTCCTCCGCCATCAAGGCGGTGCCCGCCGCAGCTCGCTGCGTTGAGGGCCAGGACTTGATGCCCGAAAGTGGCAACAGCGTGTTGCGCGACGCCACCCTGCCACCCGCCGAGCCCGCCGCCGGCCAGCACCACTCGCACCCCAGTACGCCGCGCGGCGACGAAGGTACCACACCATTAGCAGCGAGCCTTTCCCAAAACCCCACGCATCCTccgcaggtgctgcgggCCTCCAGACAGTCACCGACGACGTTCCCGGACGCGAGCTTGGgtctgccagcgccgcgagcaGGCAGCTGCAACACATCCATCACCTCCTCGACGATGGAGCGCGGCCCCGCGTCgcgactgccgctgcttcacTCGCACGCGGATAGCAACGCGGGTACGCAGGTCCAACGTGATTCCCAAGGTGGAACTCGGCGCTtgagcgcagcgccgtcgacaGTGTCAACGCTGCCGAACACGTCGGTGCGGCCCGTAGACGCGCCCggggctgccggcgcaggagcgccgtcgctgagcCGTATGCCAAATTCCTCAGGGgctaccgccgctgctctcgaCAACTGTCATagcgtcggcagcagcagccgatgcCGGCACAACaagcgaggcagccgcggagGCTCCTCCGGCGACTCGGAGTCGTCTTCGTCCAGCTTGTCCGATGACGCCTCCGCCATTGATTCATCGTTGCCCTCAGTGGTATCGTCAGCGACGCCAGAGGCCGTCATCGGAGAGGACGGTGCTGCCACCAGTGGGACGGGCACGAAGAAAgcgctgcacggcggcaccaACGCCCTCGATGTGGGCACGAAGAAGCGGACAAGACAGGTGCCAAAGTCGGTGGACAGCACAATGGAGAAGAAGGGggcaggcggcagcgcgggcCACGGGCTTGCGACAACGCCCCTTAGCGGCTATATCGATGCCTTGCACATAACCGTCGAGTCTGTTCAGCCACCGTTGCTGAACGGTCCAGAGACGACGACATTCGCCCcttgtggtggtgatgagCTACCGCAGGCCGCAACGAGCTATAACGACGAGAGTAGCACTACCACAGGTGACACACACAGCCGCTGTGACTCGATACGCAGTGGCTCCTTCCGCACAAACGACGGCTACCAGCGGCAGGTGTACGTTGTCGGGCAGTCGGGCAACTTCAAGGTGACGCGGCACATTCGCCAGTGCAGTGGCAGTAGCGATGTGCTCGCcgggcggagcagcgccgccgttgcctcGTCTGCGTCTGGCACGCTCACGGCGACGCGTCTACGcggccggcagcagcacggcagctCGGGCGACACCATGGGCACTGGCGCGGTGGAGGTGAAGAGGATCTCGTACCGCATAATCGTCAAaaaccgctgcagcggcgaagtTCTCTTGACGCAGGAGCGGCGTCTCTACACCCAAATCATACCCGCGCTGGAGCGGGTGAAGGCGATCGCGGgcggcgagctgccggcggtgccggtgaaGCGGCTGCCCAGCCTGCGGTTTGCCACGGAGGTGTTCACGGAGGAGCGCCGTGCAGAAGTCGAGGCGTTCCTTCAGGCCGTCGCGCTGAGCCCCTTTTATGTTCGCCACCCAGAAGTGGTGAAGCTGCTCGGGCTGGAGCTGTACGTGaccgacgccggcgcggccgcagcgaccggtgccgcagcggcgaaaGGCAGCCGTGGCAACGGAGCGGATGCTCATCGGCCCAGCAAATCACCACGCGCCATGCATACGAAATCATCACCGTCGAtgggcgtcggcgccgacaTCGAGGTAACACCGCTGGCACGAAGAGGGGCTGCTTGTGACTCGAAGTATCTTAGTCGTCACTCAAGAGATGGCGAGGCCGGCGTtagagcggctgcggcgactggCCGCGGTGAGGCGGGCACCGGCTGCCTCACAGTAGACGCCCTCAACGCTTATTGCTCCTTGACTATGGggggcggtggaggcgacaCCGCTGATAGCAGGAATTTCTGCCGCTCGCAGAGCTGCTCCAGCGTGCAGACCTCTTGCTCTTCCGTGGTGCGTCGTCGCAAGCTGGACGAGGTGACCATGGAGGACCTCGAGCACATCCAACTCGGCAATCTCATCGGCCGCGGCACTTTCGGTTCTGTCTACCTGGGACTAGTGCAGACCCAACGTGGCTCGCTGATGGTGGCCGTGAAGGTGATGAAGGTCGGCGAGGCGGTAGCGCCGTCGGAGATGGAGAGCCTTCAACGCGAGCTGGAcgtgctgtgcgccgccCGGCACAAGAACATCATCCGCTTCCTCGGCAGCTCGCTGAATACGACGACGCGTGACCTGCGCGTCTTCACGGAATACGTGGAGTGCGGCACCATCCGCTCCCTTGTCGACCGCTTCGGTGCCTTGACGATGCTGGCGATTCAGCAGTACATGCAGCAGATACTGAGTGGCCTGCAGTACCTGCACAGCCTCTCGATCGCACATCGCGACATCAAGGGTGAGAACATTCTCGTCACCAAAAATGGCCGTATCAAGCTCTCCGACTTTGGCAGCAGTACCGGCGCGCCGTGCAAGGTagtggccgctgccgagtCCCCTTCCAAGGGGGGAAGCGGCGGGAGTGCGGACAGCGCGGCAAACGGTGGCCTCCCGGTCGGCTCACCGCAGTACATGGCGCCAGAGGTGATTCATGGCACCGTCAAATCGTTTGCCGCGGTCGACATCTGGTCACTCGGGTGCGTCGGGATTGAGATGATGGATCGACCCATCTGGCGCGAGAGCCCAAGCACAAACCCGTTCGTCTTTCTCTATCGCATCAGCCGTTGCGGGACGCCCCCGCACGGGCTGCCAACGGACGATGAGCTCGCCGCGCTCAAGGCGGAAGGCAAGAAGACGGAATGCGAGGGCTTCTCCGTGTACCTGGAATTTCTCAGGAGCTGCTTGCGCGTTGACCCGGAGCAGCGCCCGTCCGCGGCGGAGTTGCTCAAGCACCCCTTCATGACCTACCCGTACTCGAAGCACCTCCGCTGGATGCCGCCGATGCCCGCTACCGCGAAGCCCTCAGCTCTCAAGTCTTCATGA